One genomic segment of Aythya fuligula isolate bAytFul2 chromosome 5, bAytFul2.pri, whole genome shotgun sequence includes these proteins:
- the VPS18 gene encoding vacuolar protein sorting-associated protein 18 homolog yields the protein MASILDEYEDSLHRSAAVQQSRAAVGIPHSGYVNARLEKETPIFNKQRIDFAPPEKINSLVVSSNQLCMSLGKDTLLRIDLGKPDEPNQVELGRKDEARVYKMFLDHTGSHLLIALNTSECLYLNRSVQKARTLSRWKGHLIESVGWNKFLGTETNTGPILVGTAQGQIYEAEISVSEGSLFSTNPDQYFRQVYTLEEESGPAPVCCLEIERGIEGKFFIIATTRKRLFQFVGKVPEGTEQQGFSSIFALHADHLPSFREFPASFGFSEIAFYTPKLRSNPRSFAWMMGNGVLYGNLDYSRPDSILSDERVWVYPSDIDITVNKPISIVLTQFHFLLLLPDRVKAVCTLNEQVVFQDLFLEKFGTLTRMIKDPTVQQIWIHTEKVVFRYHVQRESRDVWKMYMNMNKFDLAKEYCKDRPECLDIVLAKEAEHCFQNKRYLDSAKCYALTQNYFEEIALKFIEAKQEEALMEFLIKKLSSLKPSEKTQTTLLTTWLTELYLNWLGILEGDPSQRNLYLDTREKFRTFLSSPKNKDCLFNNRASIYELLASHGDTEHMVYFAVIMQDYERVVAHHCQHDEYDEALNVLSRHRDEKLFYKFSPVLIQHIPKKVVDAWISMGSRLDARNLIPALVNYSQSASTQQINEAIRYMEFCVYQLEETQQAIHNYLLSLYALCRPDSLLSYLEQAGTNPNRIHYDLKYALRLCAEHGHHHACVHIYKVMELYEEAVDLALQVDVDLAKSCADLPEDDEELRKKLWLKIARHVVQEEKDVKKAMACLSSCALLKIEDVLPFFPDFVTIDHFKEAICNSLEDYNKHIEELKREMEEATQSAKRIREDIQEMRNKYGSVEPQEKCAACDFPLLNRPFYLFLCGHMFHYDCLLQAVFPNLPAYKQAKLEDLQKKLAATSQPSKGHHRPKDADTASLGKGQQSREQIKADIDDIVAAECVYCGELMIRSIDKPFIDPQKYEEEMQSWL from the exons GGTATGTGAATGCACGGCTGGAGAAGGAAACACCAATATTTAACAAGCAAAGAATTGATTTTGCTCCTCCAGAGAAAATTAACAGCTTAGTGGTCTCCTCTAACCAGCTCTGTATGAGCCTTGGCAAAGACACCCTTCTCAG GATTGATCTTGGGAAGCCAGATGAACCTAATCAGGTGGAGTTGGGACGCAAAGATGAAGCCAGAGTCTACAAGATGTTTTTGGACCACACAG GCTCTCATCTGCTGATTGCTCTGAACACCAGTGAATGCCTTTACCTGAACAGAAGTGTTCAGAAAGCACGGACACTCTCCCGCTGGAAAGGCCACTTAATTGAAAGCGTGGGCTGGAACAAATTTCTTGGTACAGAGACCAACACTGGGCCTATCCTGGTGGGAACAGCCCAGGGGCAAATCTATGAAGCCGAAATATCTGTCAGTGAGGGAAGCCTCTTCAGCACTAATCCCGACCAGTACTTCCGACAGGTCTACACTCTGGAGGAGGAATCAGGACCCGCACCAGTCTGCTGTTTGGAGATTGAACGAGGAATAGAAGGGAAATTCTTTATTATCGCCACCACTCGAAAGAGACTATTCCAGTTTGTTGGCAAAGTGCCTGAAGGGACAGAGCAGCAAGGCTTCAGCTCCATATTTGCTCTGCATGCTGACCATTTGCCCAGCTTCCGAGAGTTTCCAGCCAGCTTTGGTTTCAGCGAGATAGCCTTTTACACTCCAAAACTGCGTTCCAACCCACGCTCCTTTGCCTGGATGATGGGAAATGGTGTTCTGTATGGTAATTTGGATTATAGCCGTCCTGATTCAATTCTGAGTGATGAACGGGTCTGGGTTTATCCTTCTGATATTGACATAACTGTGAACAAGCCAATATCCATTGTACTTACCCAGTTTCactttctgttgctgctgcctgACCGGGTAAAGGCTGTATGCACTTTGAATGAGCAGGTTGTCTTTCAAGACCTGTTCCTGGAGAAGTTTGGCACATTGACACGCATGATCAAGGATCCCACAGTTCAGCAGATATGGATCCACACAGAGAAAGTAGTGTTCCGCTATCATGTTCAGCGGGAATCTAGAGATGTGTGGAAGATGTATATGAATATGAACAAATTTGATTTAGCTAAAGAGTATTGTAAAGACCGTCCGGAGTGCCTAGACATTGTGTTGGCAAAAGAGGCAGAGCACTGCTTCCAAAACAAGAGATACCTAGACAGTGCCAAATGTTATGCGCTGACCCAGAACTACTTCGAGGAAATTGCCCTTAAGTTCATTGAAGCCAAGCAAGAAGAGGCCCTGATGGAGTTTCTGATTAAGAAGCTAAGTAGCTTGAAGCCTTCTGAGAAGACACAGACCACTCTTCTGACCACGTGGTTAACAGAGCTGTACTTGAACTGGCTAGGTATATTGGAGGGAGATCCCTCACAGCGAAATCTCTATTTGGATACGCGGGAGAAGTTTCGCACCTTCCTGAGCAGCCCTAAAAACAAAGACTGTCTGTTTAATAATCGGGCATCTATTTATGAACTGTTGGCGAGCCATGGGGACACGGAGCACATGGTCTACTTCGCAGTCATCATGCAGGACTATGAGCGAGTAGTAGCTCACCACTGCCAGCATGATGAGTATGATGAAGCTTTAAACGTGCTGTCTAGGCACAGAGATGAGAAGCTGTTCTACAAGTTCTCCCCAGTCCTCATCCAGCATATTCCCAAGAAGGTAGTTGATGCTTGGATTTCTATGGGCTCCAGACTTGATGCCAGGAATCTCATTCCAGCTCTTGTTAACTACAGCCAGagtgccagcacccagcagatCAATGAAGCCATTAGATACATGGAGTTCTGTGTCTATCAGTTGGAGGAAACCCAGCAAGCTATTCACAACTACTTGTTGTCTCTCTACGCTTTGTGTCGGCCAGATTCGCTGCTATCATACCTGGAGCAAGCAGGAACCAATCCAAACAGGATCCACTACGACCTGAAGTACGCACTGCGCCTGTGTGCAGAGCATGGGCACCACCATGCTTGTGTCCATATTTACAAAGTGATGGAATTATATGAAGAAGCCGTGGATCTTGCGTTACAG GTGGATGTTGATCTCGCCAAGTCCTGTGCAGACCTCCCCGAAGATGACGAGGAACTCCGGAAGAAGCTCTGGTTGAAGATTGCTCGCCATGTTGttcaagaagagaaagatgTCAAGAAGGCAATGGCTTGCCTCTCCAGCTGCGCCCTTCTGAAGATTGAAGACGTCCTGCCATTCTTTCCAGACTTTGTCACTATTGACCATTTTAAGGAGGCAATCTGTAACTCTCTGGAGGACTACAACAAGCACATTGAGGAGCTGAAAAGGGAGATGGAGGAAGCCACACAGAGTGCCAAGAGAATTCGAGAGGACATCcaggaaatgagaaataagtATGGCTCCGTTGAGCCTCAGGAAAAGTGTGCTGCTTGTGACTTTCCACTTTTAAACCGCccattttaccttttcctttgtGGTCACATGTTCCATTATGACTGTCTTCTTCAGGCAGTTTTTCCAAACCTTCCTGCCTATAAGCAGGCAAAGcttgaagatcttcaaaagaAGCTGGCAGCTACCAGTCAGCCTTCCAAAGGCCACCATCGTCCCAAGGATGCAGATACTGCTAGCttggggaaggggcagcagagCCGGGAACAAATCAAAGCTGACATTGATGATATTGTGGCAGCCGAATGTGTGTACTGTGGAGAGCTGATGATCCGGTCCATTGACAAGCCCTTTATTGATCCCCAAAAGTACGAAGAGGAGATGCAAAGCTGGCTGTAG